gctagtgtgtgtggggtgtgctagtgggtgtgtgtgtgtgtgatgtgtgtgtgtgggggggatggtgtgtgtagggagggggtggggtgtgttcgtgtgtgggggtgtgtgtgtgtgtgtgggtgtgtggttggctgtgtttttgtgtttgtgggtgtgttggtgtgtgtgtgtgtgtgtgtgtgtgtgtgtgtgtgtgtgtgtgtgtgtgtgtgtgtgtgtgtgtgtgtgtgtgtgtgtgggtgtgtgtgtgtgtgtgtggtgtgtgtgtgtgtggtgtgtgtgtgtgtgtgtgtgtgtgtgtgtgggggtgtgtgtgggtgtgtgtgggtgtgtgtgtgtgtgtgtgtgtgtgtgggtgtgtgtggggtgtggggtttgtgtgtgacgtgtgtggggtgtgtgtgtgatgtgtggggtgtgtgtgggggatggtgtgtgaggaggaggtgggggtgtgtgttcgtgtgtgtggggtgtgtgtgtgtgatgtgtgtgtgtgatgtgtggggtgtgtgtgtgatgtgtggggtgtgtgtgtgtgtgtgtggggtgtgtgtgtgatgtgtgtggggtgtgtgtgtgatgtgtggggtgtgtggtgtgtggggtttGTGTGTGACGTGTGGGGTTTGGGTGtgatgtgtggggtgtgtgtgtgatgtgtggggtgtgtgtgtgaggggtggggggtgtgtgtgggggggtggtgtgtggggaggtggtggggtgtgtgttcgCGGGTGGTGGGATGTGTCTCCCGCAGTTCCTGACTACGTGCCCGGTTTCAGGTTCCCACTCGCTGCGTTATTACTACACAGGAGTGACCCCGGGCTGGGGGGTTCCTGAGTTCACGATTGTAGGATACCTGGACGAGGAACAGATTGTTTACTACGACAGCGAAAGACGGCAGATGGAGCCGCGACAGCGGTGGATGGCGGAGAGTCAGGGCGCCGACTACTGGGAGCGGGAGACACAGGACAGGCGTGGCCACGAGGAGGTGCACAAGCGCAACGTACAGACCGCCATGATCAGAACCAACCAgagtgggggtgagtgtgtgtgtgtgtgggggggggggggttggaccatgtgtgtgtgttgatGATTCCCCACTGACGGCCGTGTGTTGCAGGGATTCACACCTTCCAGGAAATGTATGGCTGTGAGCTGCGCTCGGACGGCTCCATCGCCGGGTTTGACCAGTACGGCTGGGACGGAGAGGACTTCATCAGCTTCGACATAGAGCGCATGTTGTGGGTGACACCCGTCACCTGGGGGTTGTTGACCAAacacaagtgggacagggacacggGCATGAACCATCAATTCAAGGGCTACCTGGAGGAGACTTGCATAGAGTGGCTGCGGAAATATGTCCAAGCCGGACAGAGTCAACTCACCCCCGGTGAGCAGATCAGTGATTtaccccccatcaccccctctctctttctctccacatctaactctctcaccttctctcttcccccatctctgtggataaatgtgaggttatccattttggtggcaaaaacgggaaagcagactattatctaaatagtggccgattgggaaagggggagatgcagcgagacctgggtgtcatggtacaccagtcattgaaggtaggcatgcaggtgcagcaggcaataaagaaagcgaatagtatgttagctttcattgcaaaaggatttgagtataggagcagggaggttctactgcagttgtacagggtcttggtgagaccacacctggagtattgcgtacagttttggtctccaattctgaggaaggacattattgccatagagggagtgcagagacggttcaccagactgattcctgggatgtcaggactgtcttatgaagaaagactggatagacttggtttatactctctagaatttaggagattgagaggggatcttatagaaacttacaaaattcttaaggggttggacaggctagatgcaggaagattgttcccgatgttggggaagtccaggacaaggggtcacagcttaaggataagggggaaatcctttaaaaccgagatgagaagaacctttttcacacagagagtggtgaatctctggaactctctgccacaaagggtagttgaggccagtgcattggctatatttaagagggagttagatgtggcccttgtggctaaggggatcagggggtatggagagaaggcaggtacgggatactgagttggatgatcagccaatgatcatattgaatggcggtgcaggctcgaagggccgaatggcctactcctgcacctaatttctatgtttctatgtttcacctttccccctctccttctatACCCCCTATCTCCATTTCCCCCTCacttccctctatctccctctccctttccgccctcctcccctctcccctctcccctccactctctccatctcaccccctctctacactctctccccccctctccccgctctctATCTCTTCCCGCTTTCTCCACGCATATCTCTATCAAACCCCCTCTTCCTCCTATCTCTTCCCTCTCTCAATTCTCCCCACTCTTacccactctctcttccccctctctcccctcactctccgcTCACTTCCCGCCcatttctcactctctccccctcccctactctctctcccctctcttcccgctCTCTCacctcactcctctctccccctttttatctatcccgctctctctctttcccctcttcctctccccatctctgtaTCTccgctctctctttctcctctcttccaccttttcccccatttcaaccccccccccccatatcccatcttcctcctcctctctctactACTCCTCCCCCCCGCTTTCCCCCTGTCTCTTCCCCtctacctcctctctctccataccctctatccctccacctcgctccccttttctcccccaatGTCCGCCCTTCACTCATTCTCGCCCCCTATCTCTCCCGCTCCACACCGCTTCCCTCTgacactccccttccccctctcacgtccttcctcccaccctctcatcccctcttttgcaccctctctctccctccctcactatccCTCTCTgtctacccccctcccttccgccctctctctcccacctttatcAATCTCTACCTCTCTATCCACCACCCTATCTCTCACCCTCGCCCCTCTGACTCCCCAACACTCTCCCCGTTCCCCCTTTTCCCGCCTCTCAATCCCACTCTccatcccactccctctctcccctctctctctatcacccctctctctccccactctctccacttctctctctcccctctccccccacttcgTTCGAAACCCGTCCATCGCCTGCTGTTTACctactctatctctccctccccaccctcccctccttcccccactctctccttccCACACTCGCTCCCACTCTGGCCCCCTCTCTTGcccctattccctctctctccaccctcatcccttcctcccttcctctctaccccattctatctccccctcactctatcccgctctctctcctctctcaccctataaccatataagcatataacaattacagcacggaaacaggccatctcggccctacaattccatgccgaacaattattttcccttagtcccacctgcctgcactcgtaccataaccatccattcccttctcatccatatgcctatccaatttctttttaaatgataccaatgaatctgcctccaccacttccactcgaagctcattccacaccgctaccactctctgagtaaagaagttccccctcatattacccctaaacgtctgtcccttaattctgaagtcatgtcctcttgtttgaatcttccctgttctcaaagggaaaagcttgtccacatcaactctgtctatccctctcatcattttaaagacctctatcaagtcctcccttaaccttctgcgctccagagaataaagacctaacttattcaacctttctctgtaacttagttgttgaaacccaggcaacattctagtaaatctcctctgtactctctctattttgttgacatccttcctataattgggcaaccaaaattgtacaccatactccagatttggtctcaccaatgctttgtacaattttaacattacatcccagcttctatactcaatggtctgatttataaaggccagcacaccaaaagctttctttaccaccctatctatatgagattccaccttcaaggaactatgcacggttattcccagatccctctgttcaactgcattcttcaattccctaccatttaccatgtacgtcctattttgatttgtcctgccaaggtgtagcacctcacatttatcagcattaaactccatctgccatctttcagcccattcttccaaatggcctaaatcactctgtagactttggaaatcctcttcattatccacaacaccccctatattggtatcatccgcatacttactaatccaatttaccacaccttcatccagatcattgatgtacatgacaaacaacaaaggacccaacacagatccctgaggcaccccactagtcacctgcctccaacccgacaaacaaccatccaccattaccctctggtgtctcccattcagccactgttgaatccatcttgctattcctgcatttatacccaacagttgaaccttcttaaccaaccttccatgaggaaccttgtcaaaggccttactaaagtccatatagacaacatccactgctttaccctcatcaatttccctagtaacctcttcaaaaaattcaagaagattaatcaaacatgaccttccaggcacaaatccgtgttgactgttcctaatcagaccctgtttatctagatgcttatatatatattatctctaaatatcttttccattaatttgcccaccactgaagtcaaactaacaggtctataattgctaggtttactattagaaccctttttaaagaatggaacaacatgcgcagtacaccaatccttgggggactattcccgtttttaatgacatttgaaatatttctgtcatagccccagctatttttacactaacttccctcaatgtcctagggaatatcctgtcaggacctggagacttatccacttttatatttttcaaaagtgtcagtacttcttttactttgaaactcatagtatccatagctactctagtaatttaccttacctcacataattcaatatccttctccttggtgaataccgaagaaaaaaaaatattcaatatctcccccgtctcttttggctctgcagaatgctgtccactctgtctctccaatggactaattttatcccttgttatccttttgctattaatatagctgtagaaaccctttggatttactttcaccttacttgccatagcaacctcatatcttcttttagcttttcaaatgtctttcttaagattctttttacattccttatactcctcaagcacctcatttacttcacgcTGCCTATAATTGTTgtcgatctccctctttttccgaacaagatgtccaatttccctggaaaaccagggctctttccaatttttactgtttcctttcaaccgaacaggaacataaagattctgtactcttaaaatttcccctttaaatgtcctccatttctcttctacatctttcccataaaacaaaatgtcccagttcactccttttaaatcatctcgcatctcatcaaagttagcctttctccaatcaaaaatctcaaccctaggtccagttctgaccctctccataattatattgaaactaatggtattgtgatcactggacccgaagtgctccccaacgcatacctccgccacctgtcccgtctcatttcctaacaggaggtccagcactgcccctcctctagtaggtacctctatgtattgctgcaaaaatatatcctgcaca
The nucleotide sequence above comes from Leucoraja erinacea ecotype New England unplaced genomic scaffold, Leri_hhj_1 Leri_439S, whole genome shotgun sequence. Encoded proteins:
- the LOC129693831 gene encoding H-2 class I histocompatibility antigen, Q9 alpha chain-like gives rise to the protein MLMLMLPALLAGAQAAGSHSLRYYYTGVTPGWGVPEFTIVGYLDEEQIVYYDSERRQMEPRQRWMAESQGADYWERETQDRRGHEEVHKRNVQTAMIRTNQSGGIHTFQEMYGCELRSDGSIAGFDQYGWDGEDFISFDIERMLWVTPVTWGLLTKHKWDRDTGMNHQFKGYLEETCIEWLRKYVQAGQSQLTPVQPEVSIFLSGDGSRVCCFTTGFYPRSIEVNLVRDGLVLDESRSHGTLPNHDGTFQQRRWVHVEPGDTAPLPCLVEHPGLSEPLEVFLVHKSGSNVMTIVLVLVVLVLVAAVVGGVLYWKKKQAGKSGYNATKTSERGENSSNSSAPA